From a region of the Panicum virgatum strain AP13 chromosome 2K, P.virgatum_v5, whole genome shotgun sequence genome:
- the LOC120695966 gene encoding uncharacterized protein LOC120695966, whose product MVAEKDRELEGGEAQKSPTQIVADSLSQISPSSTFLPNMGVTPVSKTARSTSATEERLRSQFEATIQAEREEYARKQEQLEAQIQAQQATIQANQAALEENQSLLRQTQDEVKGMQTNFEETNALLRAMLNLQKDAGGRST is encoded by the coding sequence ATGGTAGCTGAGAAGGACAGAGAACTAGAAGGAGGTGAAGCACAAAAGTCTCCCACTCAGATTGTTGCTGACAGTCTTAGCCAGATCAGTCCTTCATCAACCTTCCTTCCGAACATGGGTGTGACTCCAGTGTCAAAGACTGCTCGGTCTACATCAGCCACAGAAGAACGACTGCGTTCTCAGTTTGAGGCCACAATCCAAGCAGAAAGAGAGGAATATGCTAGGAAGCAGGAACAATTGGAAGCACAAATTCAGGCTCAACAAGCCACAATTCAAGCAAACCAAGCTGCACTTGAAGAAAACCAATCTTTGCTACGCCAAACCCAAGATGAGGTGAAGGGGATGCAGACCAACTTCGAAGAGACTAATGCACTGCTGCGAGCTATGCTCAATCTTCAGAAAGATGCTGGAGGTAGGTCGACATGA